A region of Oceaniferula marina DNA encodes the following proteins:
- a CDS encoding PEP-CTERM sorting domain-containing protein: MKGTILLLTSLTAAYTSQAAVVTLLDEEFTNGNAPANTATATWSQTDPAAFEAYANGGFAVRGINSGVPPSPMGGLEVLAAATTNTVTISITLPALLDDTQDGTFTFLAGQRIGGGSSGGFEGDLEIVNITDARTLRAKAAVNHPNYTMAANNENLDFIAADAGDTIELRFYESGGGSDRGLQLADLQLDVTTIPEPSSSALLGLGGLALILRRRK, from the coding sequence ATGAAAGGCACTATTTTACTCCTCACATCCTTGACTGCGGCTTACACCAGCCAAGCTGCTGTGGTTACTCTACTTGACGAAGAATTCACCAATGGCAATGCTCCTGCCAACACCGCCACAGCAACGTGGTCTCAGACCGATCCCGCAGCCTTTGAAGCCTACGCAAATGGAGGATTCGCGGTGAGGGGTATCAACTCCGGAGTTCCGCCATCACCCATGGGAGGTCTCGAAGTCCTTGCTGCAGCAACAACCAACACCGTCACCATCAGCATCACCTTACCCGCCCTCCTCGATGATACCCAAGACGGAACCTTCACCTTCCTAGCAGGTCAACGCATAGGAGGAGGAAGCAGCGGAGGCTTTGAAGGAGACCTTGAGATCGTCAACATCACAGATGCACGAACACTGCGAGCAAAAGCAGCCGTAAACCATCCTAACTACACAATGGCAGCTAACAACGAAAACCTCGACTTCATCGCTGCGGATGCCGGCGACACTATTGAACTTCGCTTCTACGAAAGTGGAGGAGGTTCAGACAGGGGACTACAACTGGCGGATCTCCAATTAGACGTCACCACCATCCCCGAACCGAGTTCAAGTGCACTTCTTGGGCTGGGGGGTTTAGCCCTTATCCTTAGGAGACGGAAGTAA
- a CDS encoding glycoside hydrolase family 20 protein: MNTIQAVILGTAISTCAYAQELPIIPKPVQSKVTDASFAISKETAIRYDAKLSGEAELLASALKKTTGAKPKLVKEELKIMLPSEIYLDLSDKKEPKEGYQLTVTPKQIKITGNDAAGAFYGVQSLLQIINEDKTVPGCNISDQPRFGWRGMHLDVGRHMFAPEDIKKFIDWLAIHKLNTFHWHLTEDQGWRVEIKKYPKLTTVGAYRASTPPYGNRGGSDGKRYGGFYTQEQIKEIVAYAKQRHITIVPEIDMPGHMAAAIAAYPELGNDDIPNYNPEVKCHWGVHPYVLAPKEETFQWVDDVLTEICELFPSSYIHIGGDEAPKGQWKQSKFAQSVIKREGLKDEHELQSYFIKRVEKMLENKGRKLIGWDEIREGGLSPNATMMLWRGWGHAVASINEGHDVVMAPGSHTYFDHYQHTPAAILSQGPEYEAIGGHRTIESVYSFNPIPKEFQGKEKAKHVLGCQAQLWTEYMKTWDKVEYRAFPRIAALAEVAWSPQESRNFEDFMKRLKPMMARYKKAGVNAFDVFNPPVIKAKNGMKAETSLPTHGGNDKIFAIDGNLKTRFWSSKPPKKGDHFTVTFPKATSSTAKVKVLTGETDGGKDHLENGELEAKGSNNEWKSLGAFKGGMFNGTLPKGSTALRIKATGNQGTWLIIREVEISK; encoded by the coding sequence ATGAATACTATCCAAGCTGTAATACTCGGCACAGCCATCAGCACCTGCGCCTATGCCCAGGAACTGCCGATTATTCCCAAACCCGTTCAAAGTAAGGTCACTGACGCTAGTTTTGCCATCAGCAAAGAAACCGCCATTCGCTACGACGCGAAACTCTCCGGCGAGGCTGAACTCCTCGCGTCCGCTCTGAAAAAAACCACCGGAGCCAAACCCAAACTGGTCAAGGAAGAGCTGAAGATCATGCTCCCATCCGAGATCTACTTGGACCTTTCCGACAAAAAGGAACCAAAAGAAGGCTACCAACTTACCGTCACACCCAAGCAGATCAAGATCACAGGCAACGATGCCGCGGGAGCCTTCTATGGTGTCCAATCGCTGTTACAGATCATCAACGAGGACAAGACCGTGCCCGGTTGCAACATCTCCGACCAACCCCGCTTCGGTTGGCGCGGCATGCACCTCGACGTCGGCCGCCACATGTTTGCTCCCGAAGATATCAAAAAATTCATCGACTGGCTCGCCATCCACAAGCTGAACACCTTCCACTGGCACCTCACCGAAGACCAGGGGTGGCGGGTAGAAATTAAGAAATACCCAAAACTCACGACCGTCGGTGCCTACCGGGCGTCAACGCCTCCCTACGGTAACCGTGGAGGGTCCGACGGCAAACGCTACGGCGGGTTCTACACCCAGGAACAAATCAAGGAAATCGTGGCTTACGCCAAGCAACGACACATCACGATTGTACCTGAAATCGACATGCCGGGCCACATGGCTGCCGCCATCGCCGCCTACCCCGAGCTTGGAAACGACGACATCCCGAACTACAACCCGGAAGTCAAGTGCCACTGGGGAGTTCACCCCTACGTGCTGGCCCCCAAGGAAGAAACCTTCCAGTGGGTCGATGACGTCCTGACCGAAATCTGCGAACTCTTTCCTTCATCCTACATCCACATCGGCGGTGATGAAGCCCCCAAAGGGCAGTGGAAACAATCCAAGTTTGCCCAGTCGGTGATCAAGCGTGAAGGACTCAAGGATGAACACGAACTCCAATCTTATTTCATCAAGCGCGTTGAAAAAATGCTCGAAAACAAAGGCCGCAAACTGATCGGCTGGGATGAGATCCGCGAAGGGGGGCTTTCACCGAATGCCACCATGATGCTCTGGCGTGGATGGGGACACGCTGTCGCCTCGATCAACGAAGGTCACGATGTCGTCATGGCCCCGGGGTCCCACACCTACTTCGACCACTACCAGCACACTCCCGCCGCCATTCTCAGCCAAGGACCGGAATACGAAGCCATCGGCGGACACCGCACCATCGAAAGCGTCTATTCCTTTAACCCGATCCCCAAAGAGTTCCAAGGCAAGGAAAAAGCCAAACACGTGCTCGGATGCCAGGCCCAACTCTGGACCGAATACATGAAGACCTGGGACAAAGTTGAATACCGTGCCTTCCCCCGGATTGCGGCCCTCGCCGAGGTTGCCTGGTCCCCACAGGAAAGTCGTAACTTTGAAGACTTCATGAAGCGACTCAAGCCAATGATGGCCCGCTACAAAAAAGCCGGCGTCAATGCCTTTGATGTCTTCAATCCTCCTGTCATCAAAGCAAAAAACGGTATGAAGGCTGAAACCTCACTACCAACGCATGGCGGCAACGACAAAATCTTTGCCATCGACGGCAACCTGAAAACTCGATTCTGGTCGTCCAAACCACCCAAAAAAGGAGATCATTTCACCGTGACTTTCCCGAAAGCCACCAGCAGCACGGCCAAGGTCAAAGTGCTTACCGGTGAGACCGACGGAGGCAAGGACCACCTCGAAAATGGGGAACTGGAAGCCAAGGGCTCAAACAACGAATGGAAATCCCTCGGTGCTTTCAAAGGTGGCATGTTCAACGGAACCCTGCCCAAGGGAAGCACCGCACTCCGGATTAAAGCAACTGGCAACCAAGGAACTTGGCTGATCATCCGCGAGGTTGAAATCAGCAAATAG